A genome region from Vicinamibacterales bacterium includes the following:
- a CDS encoding c-type cytochrome translates to MHPFVLALLTVAGLFAGIHGSTPQSSNDLIGNADTGKVLFEEYTCDGCHGSTAENGLGTRLNPPRMRQARFIQYLRNPTNPERMPPYQQPEVSDQKLADIYAFLQSLPSASPPVGDIPVLQAILEEVPK, encoded by the coding sequence ATGCATCCATTTGTCCTCGCCTTGCTAACGGTAGCGGGACTGTTCGCAGGCATCCACGGTAGCACCCCGCAAAGTAGCAACGACCTCATCGGCAATGCTGATACCGGGAAGGTCCTATTCGAAGAGTACACCTGTGACGGCTGTCATGGCTCAACAGCAGAAAACGGCTTGGGCACCAGACTGAACCCCCCCAGAATGCGCCAGGCCCGTTTCATCCAGTACCTTCGTAATCCCACTAACCCTGAGCGAATGCCACCGTATCAGCAACCGGAGGTGTCGGATCAGAAGCTGGCTGATATTTATGCCTTCCTTCAATCGTTGCCATCGGCTTCCCCTCCGGTGGGAGACATTCCCGTGCTGCAGGCAATTCTCGAAGAGGTTCCTAAGTAG
- a CDS encoding enolase C-terminal domain-like protein translates to MKLRRQGWSRRDVLQLAPATLLGTALNQAACTDKDQATTNSAENRINRVRRFTVTSKRWKVVGKNSHLDVHGDTATDALLIIDTTGGQQGFGWSRSNEGDAAELLDRDPLDFFQPGRGIVSPLGRGDAPLWDLTGKILNEPAWRLLGGYGPEWVPVYDGSIYFSDLQPEYADRGIPRILEEIDHSLELGHRAFKIKVGRGFKWMAPEPGLVRDIEVVRAIRAHVGPDVKLMVDSNNGYDLATTKRFLKEADIEFFFVEEMFPESVEEDLELKGWIRSRDWNTLVADGESASEPEHFTPYIDRVAFDVLQGDMRRFGFTELRDLARTAAPSGIGLAPHNWGSYLGLYMQLILGRGIPNFVMAEQDPAHTELFDASDFELREGRMRVPDTPGCGLALRTERLADETLDWELHV, encoded by the coding sequence ATGAAACTACGAAGGCAGGGTTGGAGTCGTCGTGATGTGCTTCAGTTGGCCCCCGCTACGCTTCTGGGTACTGCGCTCAACCAGGCTGCATGTACCGACAAAGATCAGGCGACGACGAACTCTGCTGAGAACCGCATCAATCGAGTCCGCCGTTTCACTGTAACCTCGAAACGCTGGAAGGTCGTCGGCAAGAACTCCCACCTTGATGTCCACGGAGACACGGCGACCGATGCCCTCTTGATCATTGACACGACGGGAGGCCAACAAGGATTCGGCTGGTCGAGGTCGAATGAAGGTGACGCCGCAGAACTTCTAGACAGGGATCCACTCGACTTCTTTCAACCGGGGCGCGGCATCGTAAGCCCTCTGGGACGGGGCGACGCGCCACTCTGGGACTTGACGGGAAAGATTCTCAACGAACCGGCGTGGCGTCTTCTGGGTGGCTACGGACCAGAATGGGTGCCCGTATATGACGGCAGCATCTACTTCTCTGACCTGCAGCCAGAATACGCGGACCGAGGAATTCCACGAATTTTGGAGGAAATCGACCACAGTCTCGAGCTTGGCCATCGGGCGTTCAAGATCAAGGTCGGGCGCGGATTCAAATGGATGGCGCCTGAACCCGGACTCGTCCGCGATATTGAGGTCGTCCGCGCTATTCGCGCGCACGTCGGTCCTGACGTGAAGCTCATGGTCGATTCGAACAACGGCTACGACCTGGCCACGACAAAGCGGTTCCTGAAAGAAGCAGACATCGAATTTTTCTTCGTCGAAGAAATGTTCCCCGAATCGGTCGAGGAAGATCTTGAACTGAAGGGGTGGATCCGTTCTCGGGACTGGAACACGTTAGTGGCTGACGGAGAATCCGCCAGTGAGCCAGAGCATTTCACGCCATATATCGATCGCGTCGCCTTCGACGTCCTGCAAGGCGACATGCGCCGCTTCGGCTTCACCGAACTACGAGACCTCGCGCGAACGGCAGCACCTTCGGGGATCGGATTGGCTCCACACAACTGGGGGTCATACCTCGGGCTCTACATGCAGCTGATACTCGGACGCGGCATTCCGAACTTCGTTATGGCCGAACAAGATCCCGCCCACACCGAGCTCTTCGATGCGTCCGACTTCGAACTTCGTGAGGGTCGAATGCGGGTGCCTGATACGCCTGGCTGCGGCCTCGCCCTGCGGACTGAGCGTTTGGCTGACGAAACCCTCGACTGGGAGCTCCACGTTTAA
- a CDS encoding Sb-PDE family phosphodiesterase produces the protein MTNAFSMIWRCGVVAMASALWVSGALATDDRAIQFPDVPGFRTVAVDLHTHSVFSDGSVWPDIRVDEARRDGLDLIAITEHLEYQPHAVDIPHPDRNRSFELATGYVDRQQIDLLVVNGAEITRDMPPGHVNAVFLTDANPLRTNMVMDAFLAADRQEAFVFWNHPAWTTQRPDGVARLTDMHRELIQRRLLHGIEVANAGNYSAEALQIALDHNLTILGVSDIHGLIDWDYDIHDGGHRTVTLVLARERTAEAVREALLARRTIAWFNNLLIGREDTLVPLLETAVTVSDAVVRSQSEVVDVTLSNNSDAAVDLRNTNAHRFAEHSAVVRVPAHGQVTLGVTGEPQSVFDLEFEVLTALVAPETHPTLRLRVEVEAR, from the coding sequence ATGACGAATGCGTTCTCGATGATCTGGCGTTGTGGTGTAGTCGCGATGGCTTCGGCACTGTGGGTAAGCGGTGCCTTGGCGACGGACGACCGGGCAATCCAATTTCCAGATGTACCCGGCTTCCGCACTGTGGCGGTAGACCTGCATACCCATTCTGTGTTCTCCGACGGCAGTGTGTGGCCGGATATTAGGGTCGACGAAGCTCGCCGAGACGGGCTTGACCTCATCGCGATTACCGAGCACCTAGAATACCAACCCCACGCAGTTGACATCCCACACCCCGATCGAAATCGGTCATTCGAACTAGCTACCGGGTATGTCGACCGGCAACAAATCGACCTGCTTGTTGTTAATGGGGCGGAAATCACCCGTGACATGCCACCAGGCCATGTCAATGCTGTGTTTCTAACTGACGCGAACCCCCTTCGAACGAACATGGTCATGGATGCTTTTCTAGCGGCCGACCGTCAAGAAGCATTTGTCTTTTGGAATCATCCCGCGTGGACAACTCAACGTCCCGATGGCGTCGCCCGGCTTACCGACATGCACAGGGAACTGATCCAGCGTCGCCTCCTCCACGGCATCGAAGTGGCTAACGCCGGTAACTACTCAGCAGAAGCACTGCAAATCGCCCTTGACCACAACCTCACAATCCTCGGGGTCTCTGACATTCACGGGCTCATTGACTGGGATTACGACATACATGACGGAGGACATCGCACGGTCACACTAGTCTTGGCCCGTGAGCGAACGGCTGAAGCTGTGCGGGAGGCACTCCTGGCACGCCGCACGATCGCGTGGTTCAACAATTTATTGATCGGACGAGAAGACACGTTGGTACCGTTGCTCGAAACCGCGGTCACGGTCTCTGATGCCGTGGTACGAAGCCAGAGTGAGGTGGTGGACGTGACGTTATCGAACAATTCCGACGCTGCAGTCGACCTTCGCAACACGAACGCCCACCGGTTCGCCGAACACTCGGCCGTGGTTCGCGTGCCGGCCCACGGTCAGGTCACGCTTGGCGTGACAGGCGAACCCCAATCTGTGTTCGACCTCGAATTTGAAGTACTAACGGCTCTGGTAGCACCCGAAACACATCCAACGCTCCGACTACGCGTCGAAGTCGAAGCTCGCTGA
- a CDS encoding aminotransferase class I/II-fold pyridoxal phosphate-dependent enzyme codes for MRWSRREFVRSVGCGGTGMLSLPFIISRGREELSARGIEGQTPPLIEPGFIRISGNENPRGPGDAALRALDGRVSFKVGRYPDNPPGLAETIAGLYRAKADNVLLSTGSAGLLAGAVRAFTSPERPLVNASPSYGAPVATARRIGTPIREVPVMADLSIDLNGMAEAAKGAGLVFLCNPNNPTSTFHSGLSVAAFIDDVRRSSPETMIQVDEAYIDYSEDPIGGTAVPFALDDPNVFVTRTFSKAYGMAGLRLGYAIGRPETMQKIEAAWGLGSVNVLTAAAAIASLNDPSHMERERQENARVREFVHSTFKGLGLGVPLSNTNFLFVGLDRPVGDFRDACLEHRVQVGRNFPPMLDRCRVSLGTMGEMRRASGVFAEVLRTG; via the coding sequence ATGAGATGGTCTCGACGTGAGTTCGTTCGGTCGGTCGGATGTGGTGGGACAGGGATGCTTTCGCTGCCCTTTATCATCTCCCGCGGGCGCGAGGAGCTATCGGCGCGTGGTATCGAAGGCCAGACTCCGCCATTAATCGAGCCGGGGTTCATTCGCATTAGTGGTAATGAGAATCCACGTGGACCAGGCGATGCCGCCTTGCGAGCACTTGATGGGCGCGTGTCCTTTAAGGTGGGCCGATATCCGGACAATCCTCCCGGTCTAGCAGAGACTATCGCTGGACTCTACCGCGCCAAGGCCGACAACGTTCTTTTGAGTACGGGCTCGGCGGGTCTGTTGGCTGGTGCTGTCCGAGCGTTTACCTCGCCAGAACGCCCCCTAGTGAACGCCTCTCCATCCTATGGTGCACCGGTGGCTACGGCGCGGCGCATCGGCACTCCTATTCGGGAAGTGCCGGTCATGGCTGATTTATCCATTGATCTGAACGGAATGGCTGAGGCGGCGAAAGGTGCTGGCTTGGTGTTCTTGTGTAATCCGAACAATCCCACGTCGACGTTCCATTCGGGTCTGTCGGTTGCAGCGTTTATTGATGACGTGCGCCGCTCATCGCCTGAGACAATGATTCAGGTCGATGAAGCTTATATTGACTATTCCGAGGACCCGATTGGTGGCACCGCTGTTCCGTTTGCCCTCGATGATCCCAACGTTTTTGTCACTCGCACGTTTTCTAAGGCCTACGGGATGGCTGGGTTGCGTTTGGGCTACGCCATCGGCCGGCCTGAGACGATGCAAAAGATCGAGGCTGCTTGGGGTTTGGGGAGCGTGAACGTGCTAACAGCGGCAGCGGCTATCGCCTCATTGAATGATCCGTCGCACATGGAGCGTGAGCGGCAGGAGAACGCGCGGGTGCGAGAGTTTGTTCACTCGACCTTCAAGGGTCTAGGTCTAGGTGTCCCATTGTCGAACACGAACTTTCTGTTCGTTGGTCTCGACCGTCCAGTTGGGGACTTTCGGGATGCGTGTCTCGAACATCGAGTTCAGGTAGGTCGGAATTTCCCGCCGATGCTCGACCGCTGCCGTGTGTCGCTCGGCACGATGGGGGAAATGCGGCGTGCGTCCGGGGTCTTCGCTGAGGTGCTACGGACCGGGTAA
- a CDS encoding DJ-1/PfpI family protein, which produces MRGKILIVTGDAGESYEALYAIHRLREAGYEVAVGAPSKRRLHLVAHDFEPGWDTYIERQGYGVEADVAFGAAVAEDYTAVLVLGGRAPEYLRHDAGLITLVQQFSNLNRWVFAICHGIQVLIAAGLVKGRRVTCYEHVRNEVELAGGVYCTDQAVQDGMFVTAQTWQSHPEFYREVLRCLGSPEGQTKVIASAGRRTFHRETCDWGQSISRHDLVEWENREGAIADGSLPCKTCLA; this is translated from the coding sequence ATGCGCGGAAAAATCTTAATTGTTACGGGTGACGCTGGGGAGAGCTACGAGGCGCTTTACGCGATTCACCGGCTACGGGAGGCTGGTTATGAGGTTGCCGTGGGGGCGCCGAGTAAGCGTCGACTGCACCTTGTGGCCCATGACTTTGAGCCTGGCTGGGATACCTATATTGAGCGACAGGGCTACGGCGTTGAAGCGGATGTGGCGTTCGGCGCTGCGGTAGCTGAAGATTACACAGCTGTGCTGGTGCTCGGTGGGCGAGCGCCGGAATACCTCAGGCACGACGCCGGACTCATTACACTGGTCCAGCAGTTTTCGAACCTCAATCGTTGGGTGTTTGCGATCTGTCATGGAATCCAAGTCCTGATTGCTGCTGGCCTCGTCAAGGGACGGCGTGTCACGTGCTACGAGCATGTACGGAATGAGGTGGAACTTGCTGGGGGTGTTTACTGTACCGACCAGGCCGTGCAAGATGGCATGTTCGTTACCGCCCAGACCTGGCAGTCGCATCCAGAATTTTATCGAGAAGTGTTGCGGTGTCTCGGGAGTCCCGAAGGTCAAACGAAGGTTATCGCAAGTGCGGGTCGAAGGACCTTTCACCGGGAAACGTGCGATTGGGGGCAGAGTATTTCGCGACATGACCTTGTGGAGTGGGAGAACCGTGAGGGGGCTATAGCTGACGGTTCTTTACCTTGTAAAACATGTTTAGCGTGA
- a CDS encoding cobalamin-independent methionine synthase II family protein: MSIPSIRTEVVGSYPTPAWLSAMPSRPTLRDALLVVLKTQEVAGLDVLSDGELARFDVNHPDTNGMIEFFIRPLSGIATEFTPEERAAFCAQPGMQFRNRPAGVVRTQLGTGTLDLPSHWSLLPSLTKQPIKFTVTSPYMLAKTLLDSHYGDLRALCMDLAKILATQVAEINAPVLQVDEANLTGHPEDRDWAHEPINTVLDAAPHETAVHLCFGNYGGSTIQQGSWKDLLPFLNALHADHLLLEFARRGYEELEVLRDLRPEIALGVGVIDIKDNEVETPRTVAGRIEQASKILGPERIQWVHPDCGFWMLPRSVADRKMANLVKGRDLFLGQ, from the coding sequence ATGTCCATACCGTCGATCCGCACGGAGGTAGTCGGTTCCTACCCAACCCCCGCTTGGCTATCCGCTATGCCGTCCCGGCCGACACTGCGCGACGCACTCCTGGTTGTATTGAAAACGCAGGAAGTCGCCGGCTTGGACGTGTTGAGCGACGGAGAGCTCGCTCGCTTCGACGTGAATCACCCAGATACAAACGGTATGATCGAGTTCTTCATCCGCCCCCTTTCAGGCATTGCCACGGAGTTCACACCAGAGGAGCGGGCTGCTTTTTGTGCACAACCTGGCATGCAGTTCCGTAATCGGCCGGCCGGAGTCGTCCGCACTCAACTCGGAACCGGCACACTGGATTTACCATCGCACTGGAGCCTGCTGCCATCGCTCACTAAACAGCCGATTAAGTTCACAGTAACCTCACCCTATATGCTCGCGAAGACCCTCCTGGACAGCCATTATGGTGACCTTCGCGCACTGTGCATGGACTTAGCGAAAATCTTGGCAACCCAAGTTGCAGAAATCAATGCACCCGTCCTTCAGGTGGACGAGGCTAATCTCACGGGCCATCCCGAAGACCGTGACTGGGCGCACGAGCCGATCAACACGGTTCTTGACGCCGCACCACACGAAACGGCGGTCCACTTATGTTTTGGAAATTATGGCGGCTCAACGATTCAGCAGGGCTCGTGGAAGGATTTGTTACCTTTCCTAAACGCTCTGCACGCTGATCACCTTCTACTCGAATTCGCTCGGCGCGGTTACGAAGAACTCGAGGTGCTTCGCGATCTTAGACCCGAAATCGCTCTCGGCGTCGGGGTGATTGACATCAAAGATAATGAGGTAGAGACCCCGAGAACTGTAGCAGGGCGAATCGAGCAAGCGTCCAAGATACTCGGTCCCGAACGGATTCAATGGGTGCATCCAGATTGCGGGTTCTGGATGTTGCCGCGAAGCGTTGCTGACAGAAAGATGGCGAACCTAGTCAAAGGCCGTGACCTCTTCCTCGGTCAGTAA
- a CDS encoding Gfo/Idh/MocA family oxidoreductase, whose amino-acid sequence MAPISVVMVGIGGYGAEYVAALDRLPPERIRLTGAVDPFPTRSCAEPGLSERKIPVFPSLEALFQAGCEADLVVIASPIHYHISQSMLALNHGCDVLCDKPLGAAIQEVSALIRARDASGHSVRIGYQWSYSDGIRSLKRDIQAGRFGGPIRMKSVCLWPRTLAYYRRNDWAGRLRDVTTGRWILDSPLNNALAHFLHNLFFLLGPDVGLSARPIEVTAEVCRVNSIESFDTVACRARVDGGVEVLFYGSHATQDSYGPRFELEFEEASVAYRSSVGDVKDEISVEVEGRRVGSYPSPNVGDHFAKLTEAVRAVTGNEPVECGPEAAAAQTLCMNGVHESIGEIPSVSSTLRRRSVQPDRYWIDGLDGDLRRCYERGVLPSEAGVSWVIKGRTIDLVNYDHFPASENHA is encoded by the coding sequence ATGGCCCCAATCAGTGTCGTCATGGTCGGCATCGGAGGTTATGGTGCTGAGTATGTTGCTGCATTGGATCGTTTACCTCCGGAAAGGATTCGTTTAACCGGTGCGGTAGATCCTTTTCCCACTCGCTCATGTGCTGAACCTGGGCTGTCAGAGCGCAAGATACCAGTATTTCCGTCATTGGAGGCATTATTTCAAGCTGGGTGCGAAGCGGATTTGGTCGTGATCGCTTCTCCAATTCACTATCACATATCGCAAAGCATGCTTGCGTTGAACCATGGCTGCGATGTCTTGTGTGACAAACCGCTTGGTGCGGCGATCCAGGAGGTCTCCGCGCTGATCCGTGCAAGAGATGCCTCTGGGCATTCTGTGCGAATTGGCTATCAGTGGTCTTATTCCGATGGAATCAGGTCCCTCAAGCGCGACATTCAAGCAGGAAGGTTTGGAGGGCCCATCCGGATGAAGTCTGTGTGTCTCTGGCCGAGGACTCTCGCCTACTACCGACGTAACGACTGGGCTGGGAGGCTCCGTGATGTGACGACAGGGCGTTGGATATTGGATAGCCCGCTAAACAATGCTCTGGCTCACTTCTTGCACAATTTATTCTTTTTACTCGGACCGGATGTGGGTCTGAGCGCGCGTCCGATCGAAGTAACCGCAGAAGTATGTCGGGTGAATAGCATCGAAAGTTTCGATACCGTTGCTTGTCGTGCCCGAGTGGACGGGGGTGTTGAGGTGCTGTTCTATGGTTCCCACGCTACGCAAGATAGTTATGGGCCGAGATTTGAATTGGAGTTTGAAGAGGCGAGTGTTGCCTATAGATCGTCGGTAGGGGATGTGAAGGACGAGATTAGCGTTGAGGTGGAGGGTCGGCGTGTTGGGAGTTACCCGTCACCGAACGTGGGTGACCATTTCGCTAAGTTAACAGAGGCGGTCCGTGCAGTGACAGGAAACGAGCCGGTTGAATGCGGTCCTGAAGCAGCGGCAGCCCAGACGCTGTGCATGAACGGCGTACACGAGTCGATAGGCGAGATTCCATCGGTATCCTCTACCCTCAGGCGACGGTCGGTTCAACCTGACCGCTACTGGATTGACGGGCTTGATGGTGACCTGAGGCGGTGTTACGAGCGTGGTGTTCTACCGAGTGAAGCCGGAGTGTCTTGGGTCATCAAGGGGCGAACAATTGATCTAGTCAATTACGATCACTTTCCTGCGTCGGAGAACCACGCGTGA
- a CDS encoding TIM barrel protein, producing the protein MSSRSKSSEGGSRRRIRVGIDQYGLDPLQLTPMALLQWAVDHGAEGVHFSGFDSDWQRRMEVPYLKDLRAFAESERLYLEWGGAEHIPRDMTTWAHRDLFASNQFVAAQAEQLGSRVVRSCSGGLMRWDDAAPSTETLLRDTASSLMAQRDMLRDHGVILAIELHFEFTTHELLRLFEMCEAVPGDWLGVVFDTMNVLTMLEDPVRATDRILPWVVATHLKDGGIRAAPDGLETFPTAVGDGVIALVSVIGRLASSGRQVHLSVEDHGGTFHLQTKAPEFLAKFPDVTDDEMADLEALALRATRSAKCVPTDRALWPEICEERMGRNLTKLKALVAELEVA; encoded by the coding sequence TTGTCTAGCCGCTCCAAGTCTTCGGAGGGCGGTAGCCGCCGGAGGATTAGGGTTGGTATTGACCAGTATGGTCTAGACCCGTTGCAGCTTACTCCGATGGCACTTTTGCAATGGGCCGTTGACCACGGGGCTGAGGGCGTGCATTTCTCCGGGTTCGACTCTGACTGGCAACGCCGCATGGAAGTTCCTTACCTCAAGGATCTCCGAGCGTTTGCTGAGTCGGAAAGGCTGTATCTCGAGTGGGGCGGTGCCGAACATATTCCGCGCGACATGACGACTTGGGCCCATCGTGATCTATTTGCTTCGAATCAATTCGTAGCGGCGCAGGCAGAACAGTTGGGCTCGAGAGTGGTCCGGTCTTGCTCTGGTGGGCTGATGCGGTGGGATGATGCTGCGCCATCGACTGAGACGCTACTTCGGGATACGGCATCTTCGCTGATGGCACAACGTGACATGCTGCGTGATCACGGGGTCATTCTGGCGATCGAATTACACTTTGAATTTACGACGCACGAACTGCTTCGATTGTTCGAGATGTGCGAGGCGGTTCCCGGTGATTGGTTGGGTGTCGTCTTCGACACGATGAATGTGCTGACCATGCTAGAGGACCCGGTGCGGGCCACTGACCGCATTTTGCCGTGGGTGGTAGCAACGCACCTCAAAGATGGGGGTATCAGAGCGGCGCCCGATGGCCTCGAGACGTTTCCGACGGCAGTGGGTGACGGTGTCATCGCCCTGGTGAGTGTGATCGGGCGTTTGGCTTCTAGTGGTCGTCAAGTTCACCTATCAGTTGAAGACCACGGGGGGACGTTTCACCTACAGACGAAAGCCCCGGAGTTTTTGGCGAAATTTCCCGATGTCACGGATGATGAGATGGCCGATCTGGAAGCTCTTGCTCTGCGTGCTACACGATCTGCAAAGTGTGTCCCGACCGATCGAGCCCTCTGGCCAGAGATTTGCGAAGAGCGGATGGGTCGCAACCTCACAAAACTGAAGGCTCTGGTCGCCGAACTGGAAGTAGCGTAA
- a CDS encoding sugar phosphate isomerase/epimerase family protein: MMRDLSRDTTLLSLNTATVQKQWDLGEAISGCARHGIGAIAPWRDQLQALGVAEAEKMINDHGLRVSSLCRGGFFTADNQLNLDDNRRAVDEATVLGAECLVLVVGGLLAGSRNLPEARRIVGDGIAKLLEHARIQGMRLAIEPLHPMYAADRGCINTLREALDVCDDLGDGIGVAIDTYHVWWDADLERQIKRAGQSNRILACHVCDWLVPTQDLLTDRGMPGDGIIDLRRIRSMVEAAGYDGCYEIEIFSSKNWWQRNPDEVLQTCIERHQTVV, translated from the coding sequence ATGATGCGTGATCTTTCTCGTGACACGACACTCCTGTCGCTGAACACCGCGACGGTCCAGAAACAATGGGACCTCGGGGAAGCGATTTCTGGCTGTGCTCGGCATGGTATAGGCGCGATTGCCCCTTGGCGCGACCAATTGCAGGCGCTGGGTGTCGCGGAAGCGGAAAAAATGATCAACGACCATGGTCTTCGGGTGTCGTCACTTTGTCGGGGTGGATTTTTTACAGCTGATAACCAACTGAATCTTGATGACAATCGGCGGGCCGTGGACGAAGCAACAGTCCTTGGGGCAGAGTGTCTTGTGCTTGTAGTCGGTGGGCTACTGGCTGGTTCTCGTAATTTACCAGAGGCACGTCGGATTGTTGGTGACGGGATTGCGAAACTGCTTGAGCATGCTCGTATTCAAGGGATGCGACTCGCTATTGAGCCTCTCCATCCGATGTATGCGGCTGACCGCGGCTGCATCAACACCCTTAGGGAAGCACTGGATGTGTGTGATGACTTAGGTGACGGCATTGGTGTCGCGATCGACACCTACCATGTGTGGTGGGATGCTGATCTCGAACGGCAAATTAAGCGGGCTGGTCAATCTAACAGAATTCTTGCTTGCCACGTGTGCGATTGGCTCGTTCCAACCCAGGACCTGCTCACAGATCGTGGTATGCCAGGTGACGGCATTATTGATCTACGTCGAATACGGAGCATGGTCGAGGCGGCCGGCTACGATGGATGCTACGAAATCGAAATCTTTTCATCGAAGAATTGGTGGCAACGTAACCCCGACGAGGTCTTACAGACCTGTATTGAGAGGCATCAAACTGTTGTCTAG
- a CDS encoding dihydrodipicolinate synthase family protein, which produces MSVITLPVANGSSEPFDLPAIAPVEPAGNARNRIAYAAAHVVSEPGQRNAIDWEATLQFREYLWGCNLGVAEAMDTAQRGAGLSWMQARELIQRTLAAAQTRSDALIACGCGTDQLEPAPTVTLEQVLRAYEEQMAWVEVHDGRIILMASRALCTAARSAEDYVAVYDRLLTQARQPVIIHWLGQMFDPDLAGYWGHDNIDQAMEVVLSLLSTHAVRVDGIKISVLDKSKEIAMRRRLPPGVRMYTGDDFDFAELIGGDETGHSDALLGIFDAIAPAAGAALHELASGRRSRFDAILAPCIPLSRHIFSTPTCFYKTGLVFLAWLNGHQDHFSMLAGHEGKRSLLHLADVFRFSAAGGLLRDPDLAVDRMRSFCQTHNMD; this is translated from the coding sequence ATGTCCGTGATTACGTTACCAGTCGCCAACGGATCGAGCGAACCGTTTGATCTTCCTGCGATTGCGCCGGTCGAGCCTGCGGGTAACGCACGAAACCGAATCGCCTATGCCGCCGCACACGTTGTTAGTGAACCCGGCCAACGGAATGCGATTGATTGGGAGGCAACACTCCAGTTCCGAGAGTATTTGTGGGGTTGCAATCTTGGCGTCGCCGAAGCGATGGATACGGCGCAGCGAGGTGCAGGGCTGTCGTGGATGCAAGCGCGGGAACTGATTCAACGAACTCTTGCCGCGGCTCAGACACGGTCCGATGCGCTTATCGCTTGCGGGTGTGGTACAGACCAACTCGAGCCGGCGCCCACCGTGACGCTTGAGCAGGTACTCCGAGCCTATGAAGAGCAGATGGCTTGGGTTGAGGTCCACGACGGTCGGATTATTCTGATGGCAAGTCGCGCCCTCTGTACGGCAGCCCGCTCGGCTGAGGATTACGTAGCTGTTTATGACCGCTTACTGACGCAGGCCCGGCAGCCTGTGATTATCCATTGGCTGGGTCAGATGTTCGATCCCGACTTGGCAGGGTATTGGGGCCACGACAATATTGACCAAGCCATGGAGGTGGTTCTGTCGCTACTTAGCACACATGCGGTTCGTGTTGACGGGATTAAGATTTCTGTACTAGACAAGTCGAAGGAAATCGCGATGCGGCGACGGCTGCCACCGGGAGTGCGGATGTACACGGGCGACGATTTCGATTTCGCAGAGCTAATTGGTGGTGACGAGACTGGGCATTCTGACGCTCTCTTGGGAATATTTGATGCGATTGCGCCTGCGGCTGGAGCTGCGCTTCATGAGTTAGCTTCCGGTCGTCGTTCCCGATTCGACGCTATCCTCGCGCCCTGCATACCGCTCAGTCGTCACATCTTCAGCACACCAACCTGTTTTTATAAGACAGGTCTGGTGTTTTTGGCCTGGCTGAACGGACACCAGGACCATTTTTCAATGCTTGCCGGTCACGAAGGTAAACGGTCTCTCCTGCACTTGGCTGACGTATTCCGTTTCTCTGCGGCTGGGGGGCTACTGCGTGATCCGGATTTAGCTGTGGACCGGATGCGGTCGTTCTGCCAGACGCACAATATGGATTGA